A window of the Cicer arietinum cultivar CDC Frontier isolate Library 1 chromosome 6, Cicar.CDCFrontier_v2.0, whole genome shotgun sequence genome harbors these coding sequences:
- the LOC101497443 gene encoding tubulin beta-1 chain encodes MRQILHIQGGQCGNQIGSKFWEVVCAEHGIDHTGRYGGDSDLQLERIDVYYNEAGGGRYVPRAVLMDLEPGTMDSIRSGPYGQIFRPDNFVFGQSGAGNNWAKGHYTEGAELIDSVLDVVRKEAENCDCLQGFQLCHSLGGGTGSGMGTLLISKIREEYPDRMMLTFSVFPSPKVSDTVVEPYNATLSVHQLVENADEVMVLDNEALYDICFRILKLSNPSFGDLNHLISATMSGVTCCLRFPGQLNSDLRKLAVNLIPFPRLHFFMVGFAPLTSRGSQQYRTLSVPELTQQMWDAKNMMCAADPRHGRYLTASAMFRGKMSTKEVDEQMMNVQNKNSSYFVEWIPNNVKSTVCDIPPTGLKMASTFIGNSTSIQEMFRRVSEQFTAMFRRKAFLHWYTGEGMDEMEFTEAESNMNDLVAEYQQYQDATADEDEYGEEEGEEEEYGQHDM; translated from the exons ATGCGTCAAATCCTTCACATTCAAGGTGGCCAATGTGGTAACCAAATCGGTTCAAAATTCTGGGAAGTTGTTTGCGCTGAACATGGAATCGACCACACCGGAAGATACGGTGGTGACTCAGATCTTCAACTTGAGAGGATCGATGTTTACTACAATGAAGCTGGTGGTGGTCGTTATGTTCCACGAGCGGTTCTTATGGATCTTGAACCGGGTACTATGGATAGTATCCGGTCTGGACCGTACGGTCAGATCTTTAGACCGGATAACTTTGTTTTTGGTCAGAGTGGTGCTGGTAATAATTGGGCTAAAGGTCATTATACTGAAGGCGCTGAGCTTATTGATTCCGTTCTCGATGTTGTTCGTAAAGAAGCTGAGAACTGTGATTGCTTGCAGG GTTTTCAGTTGTGCCATTCTCTTGGTGGAGGAACTGGATCTGGAATGGGTACTCTGTTGATTTCCAAGATCAGGGAAGAATATCCAGACAGGATGATGCTTACCTTCTCAGTTTTTCCTTCTCCTAAGGTTTCAGACACTGTGGTTGAACCCTACAATGCTACTCTATCTGTTCACCAGCTTGTTGAAAATGCAGATGAGGTCATGGTTCTTGACAATGAAGCATTGTATGACATTTGTTTCCGCATTCTGAAGCTCAGCAACCCAAGCT TTGGTGATCTGAATCATTTGATATCAGCAACTATGTCTGGTGTTACATGTTGTTTGAGGTTTCCTGGTCAGCTAAACTCCGATCTTCGGAAACTTGCTGTGAATCTCATTCCATTTCCGCGTCTTCACTTTTTCATGGTGGGATTTGCACCTTTGACCTCACGTGGCTCTCAGCAGTACAGGACTCTGAGTGTCCCCGAGCTCACTCAGCAAATGTGGGATGCCAAGAACATGATGTGTGCTGCTGACCCTAGGCACGGGCGATACCTCACTGCATCTGCCATGTTCCGAGGCAAGATGAGCACCAAGGAGGTTGATGAACAAATGATGAATGTTCAGAACAAGAACTCATCCTACTTTGTGGAATGGATTCCAAACAATGTCAAATCCACTGTCTGTGATATTCCACCAACAGGATTGAAGATGGCTTCGACATTCATCGGAAACTCCACTTCCATTCAGGAAATGTTCCGTAGGGTGAGCGAGCAGTTCACTGCTATGTTCAGGAGAAAGGCTTTCTTGCATTGGTACACTGGGGAAGGCATGGACGAGATGGAATTCACAGAAGCTGAGAGCAACATGAATGATCTGGTTGCTGAGTATCAACAGTACCAAGATGCGACTGCTGATGAGGATGAATATGGAGAGGAAGAAGGAGAAGAGGAAGAGTATGGACAACATGACATGTGA